GATGCGCCAGATGGCGAACGGCATCGCACCGGGATTGAGCCGCACGTGCTGCCAGCGGCCATACCATTCGAAGCGCGCGCCGGTCATCTGGTCGACCACTTCGAGCGCTGCCTGATCGTGCAGATGCCAGTGGGCAAAGGTGGCCCAGGAAAGCTCCACGTCGGCGCCCTGTTCGTTGAACGGATCGAGATTGATGGCGACGACGACCACGTTGTCGCGCGCTTCGGTGGCTTTCTCGAAGAACAGGATGTGGTCATTGTGCGCCGTCAGAAACGTGACGCCCAGATGCGATTGCAGTGCGGGGTTCGCACGCCGGATCCGGTTCAAGGCGCTGATCTCGCCGACGATATTGCCGGGCCGGTTCCAGTCCCACGCACGCAGTTGATACTTTTCGGAGTCGAGATATTCCTCGCTGTTCGGCAGCGCGGCGGCCTCGCACAGCTCGAAACCGCTATACACGCCCCACAGTCCCGAGAGCGTCGCTGCAAGGGCGGCGCGAATCAGGAAGCCGGAGCGTCCCTGGGACTGCAGATGCCGCGGGTTGATATCCGGCGTGTTGACGAAGAAATTCGGCCGGTAGTACTCGCGGACATCGGTCTGCGTGAGCTCGGTCAGATACTCGGTGAAATCGCGCTTCGACTCGCGCCACGTGAAATACGTGTACGACTGCGAAAAACCGATCTTGCCGAGCCGGTACATCATGCGTGGCCGCGTGAAGGCTTCCGCGAAGAAGATCGTGTCGGGATGGCGGGCGCGCACGTCGCCGATCATCCATTCCCAGAACGGCAGCGGTTTCGTATGCGGATTGTCGACGCGGAAAATATGCACGCCCGCTTCGATCCAGAACAGGATCACGTCGCGCAACGCGAGCCACAAATCGGGCTTGGCGTCGTGCGCATAGAAATCCGGGTTGACGATGTCCTGGTACTTCTTCGGCGGATTTTCCGCATAGCGCAGCGTGCCGTCCGGACGCCAGGCGAACCAGGTGGGATGCTCTTTCAGCCAGGGGTGATCCGGCGAGCACTGGATCGCGAAGTCGAGCGCGATCTCAAGGCCATGCTCGTGCGCGGCGGCGAGCATCTGCTTGAAGTCGTCGAGTGTGCCGAGTTGCGGATGAACGGCCGTGTGGCCGCCTTCCTCGCCGCCGATCGCATACGGGCTGCCCACGTCGCCCGGCTGTGCATTCAAGGTGTTGTTGCGGCCCTTGCGGTTGGCGACGCCGATGGGGTGGATCGGCGGGAAGTACAGCACGTCGAAACCCATGTCGCGGATGCGCGGCAGTTTCTTCGTGACATCCGCGAAGGTGCCGTGGCGCGCTTCGTCGTCGCTCATCGAACGCGGGAAGATCTCGTACCAGCTCGCGAAGCGCGCGGCGGTCCGCTCGGCGTCGATCCGGTAGATGACCGGGTCGCGCGTCAGGAACGGCCGGTGGCGCGCCGCCGCCATCGCCTTGGCGGTGGTGGGTGCGAGCAGCAGCGCGATGCGTGTGTCCAGGTCCGCTTTGGCGAAGACCTTGACGATATGCTCAAGCGGCTCGGTCACCGCGCCTTCCACCGTTTCCACCTCGGCCAGCACCAGCGCAAACAGGTGGCTGGCTTCATCCACTTCGAGCTCGACGGTTTGCCCGGCCTTCAGTTTCTTCTGCACGTGCTCGACCAGCGAGGCGAAGTCGTCGCGCCACGCGATCACGGTGAATTCGTGCCGGCCCACCCGTTCGAGCGGGATGCGCGTGTGCCAGAGGTCGAGGCCGGCGGGCGGCGCGGGGAGCATCGGGACTTCGTGCCAGGCGGTTTCATCGGCGGCGCGCCATACCACGGCGGCCGCGATCTTGTCGTGCCCTTCCGCGAAGATCGCGGCCATCACCTCGGCCCGCTCGCCGACCGTGCGCTTGACGACGAAGCGTCCATAGTCGACCGACGGCGTCACGCTTTCGATCGCCACGCGCGGCGCGGCAATCGCCTCCAGCACGGATTTACGGCCGCTGCGCTTGCTGCCCGCCTTGTCGATGGGCGGCGCGAGCCGCACCGGCTTGTCGGCCTGCGCGGCGAACAGGCGGCAGGCACCCGGCGCCAGCGTGAAGGTCGGTAGGGCGGCAGGAGTCGCATGCCCCGCGGCGTCGAGCGACACAAAGCGGGTGAAATTGCCCGGCACGCCGGCGAGAAAGCGCGCGGGATCGACCGGCACCGGCATGCCGAGGTCCGGGTTGATGACGATCAGCGTCGCTTGCTGGCTGTCGCGCAGATCGAGGTTATCGCCTCGCAATAGTACGGCGGCAGGGGTACTCGGCCCGCTGAGCGCGCGCAGTTCGCCGACGCTTTGCAGCGCTGGGGAATCGCGTAAGACGGCGTTGGCATGCCTGATCGGCTCGGAGAGGTCGAAACGCGGCGCTTTGCACAGCTCGGCGAACTGCGCGGCGTGCCCACGGGTGTAGGACATCGATTGCGCGATACCGTATTCGAAGCCCATCGGGATCAGCCAGCCGGTGCCGGTCGCCGCAGCAGTGAAGAGCGCGCGGCGGTAGGCGCGTTCGAGCATCGAGGCGTCGTGCACGTCGTCGAGGTCGGCGGCGAGGCGGCTGCCGTAGGGCGCTTCCGGGAAGGCGATCGGCGCGCCGATGCGACTCAGCGCGGCATGCTCGTCCGTGAGCCAACTGGCGCGGAAGTCCCACCAGCGCACGGAAGAAAACACGCTGTCGAAACCCGCTTCCTCCAGAGGCAGCAGATCGCCGCGCGCCAGACCGGGCGTCGCCGCGAGAAAGCGCACCTCGGGGTACTGCGCCCGTACGGCTGCACCAAGCTGGCGCCAGAAGGCGGCCGGCACGCGGTGCGGCGAGTCGAAACGAAAGCCGCTGACGCCGGCTTCCGCCAGCGTGAGCAGTTCGCGGGTCCACCAGTCGAGCAGCGCAGCCGTGTTGCCTTCGTTGCCGAAGTTCACATAGGCAACGTTGTCTTCACGATGCGCATGGCGCGGATCGAGCCGCGCCTCCTCCGATTCGAACGGGTGGAACCAGTCCGGATGTTCGGCGAACAGCACGCCATCCGCGGCGACCCGATCGATTACGAGGTCGGCGAGCAGGCTCAGGCCGTGTTGACGCGCGGCGCCAGCGAGGCTGCGCAGCGCTTCGGGCCCGCCTTGCTGCGCCTCGAACACGGGGTGCAGATGACGGTGATCGCTGACGATCTGCGCATGCCCAGCCCGTCCGGGCTGGAACAGCGCGCCGATCAGGACGTGATCGAAGCCCAGCGCGGCCGCGTGCGCGAACTGCGCCGGCCATGCATCAAGCGGCCCGACCAGGAGAGAGTGGAGAAAATAGATCCGCGGCGCATACCTTTGTGAAGGTTCCATCGGTCGTTTCCAGATTCGTCCTGCCGCGATATGGATGCATCGAAATGCGATCACACCGCTCATTGGGGCTTCCAGAGCCGGAGGCCGCGCGCTGTGAAAAATCAGCGCGCGTACTGGTCAATGTAGTGCAAAGATCGATTGCCCGCAGGGCAGTAACGAACACTACGCACGCGCATGCGCCAGTCACGCGGTTCTGGACCAGGTAAATACAAGGCTTTCAGCAAGCGTTGTGCCAGCGAGACAGGTTGCGGCGAAAAAGGAAGGGAGGGGCGCGTGGGCGGGGGACGCCGCCGGGGCGTCTCGCTTTCAGCCGGCGTGTAAGGCGTGGCGCGGTAGGGCGGTTTTACACAGAAGGGCGAGGATTGCCGGTAGCGTCCTGACAGCGGGCTGCTGCAGGACGCTGCTTGCATTACGAACCGAGCAGGCCGGCTGCGATATTGACACACAGGCCCAGCACGGCCACGTTGAAGTAGAACGAGAGGATGGATTGCGCCAGCGCGGCACGGCGGATCGAGCGCGAGCGGAGCACGACGTCCGACGTCTGCGAGGCCACCGCAATCGTGAACGAGAAGTACAGGAAGTCCCAATAGTTCGGCTTCAGCTTGCTATCGGGGAACAGCAACGCGGTCTCGTCCGGGTTGGCGTAGTAGAGCCGTGCGTAATGCAGCGTGAAGATGGTCGGAATCAGGAACCAGGCACCGAACATTGTCAGGCCGGTGAGCAGATAGTGCGCGAGCGTCGACGCGGCGCCAAGGTTTTTCGCCGACGCCAGTTCGAGGACGATGGCCGCAATGCTCGCCAGAGTGGCGAGGCAGATCACGAACAGCACGACGCCGGCGTTTTCGTCGTCGCGTTGCGCGAACTCGAGGACCTGGTCCTCATGGGCGGTGGCCATGTGAATCCAGATGAGCACGAGGTACGTCCATATCGCGAGGTCCCACGCGGCGAGCACGCGCACCATTGGCCGCATGTGCGAGGGCACCGCCAGGGCGACGACGATGCCGATGACAAGTGCGGCGACCATGCGCGGTCGGTTGCGTAGAACCTGCGGATAAATATTCGTTGGCATGGGCTATCAAGGTGAGGCTGCGCTGTACCGGCGCAGCACTGTTAAGCAGAATTGAGCGTCGTTGATTCTACCCTGCGCCTCGGGCACCAATTGTCGAATGGTCGCGAGACGGCTATAGTCTTTCGCAACGGCCTTGCGTTGGGCTTTCAATGACGAATGAGACCGCTTGAGCGGCACAGACCAGGTTTGGGGCGGACAACCGGAAACCCGTAGCGGCAGCATGCCGTTGTCTTGCGAGTGGGCTGGTTGAACATTGACTCATCATCTGTGGAGCGCCCATGACAGATGTTCAAGAGAAAGATGAGAACGCTGCGCACCGTGAGGTGACGCATGCCCATTCCGCCGGCCGCCGCACCTGGCTGCTCGGCGCATGCGCGGCCGCTGCCGCGCTGGCGTTCACCAGCGCCGGGCGTTTCGCGACGCCGTTCGGACTCACCCCAGCTTTTGCCGACGCGCCCGCAGGCGGCGGCCTCGACGCTTTCCTCGCCCTTTCGCAGCATCTCACCGCTCGCACCGGCTTCGACCCGGTGCTCAGCAAGCGCGTCTACGATGCTTTGGCCCGTTCCGACAGCCAGTTCACGCAGAACGTCGCCGCTCTCAACACCTGGCTGCAAAGCCACGGCGGTGTGCCCTCGGATACGGTGACGCAAGCCTTGCAGGCCGATCAGCCGGCGCTTGCAAAGACGGTTAGCGCCGTCATGCGCGGCTGGTATCTCGGCCTCGTCGGCGAGATGCCGCATGTCCAGGTGGTGGCCTACGAAAGCGCGCTGATGTTCGATCCCGTCAAGGACGTGCTGACGATTCCGTCGTATTGCCGCGACGTGCCGTTCTACTGGACGCAAAAGCCCGCCGGCGCTTGAAGCACGGCATGCCTCTCGAGCGTGCCCTGCGTCGTGTCATGTGTCATCCGCGACCACAGCATGCGTCAATCAGCAAGCAACGATAAGCCAGCAGAGGGCAACAATGGCAAATTCCAATTCCGCCGATATCGTCGTAGTCGGCTCGGGCGTGGCGGGCGGTCTGGTCGCGCATCAGATGGCGCTTGCCGGCGCATCGGTGATCCTGCTCGAAGCCGGGCCGCGTATTCCGCGCTGGCAGATCGTCGAGAACTTTCGCAATTCACCGGCCAAGTCCGATTTTGCGACGCCTTATCCTTCGACGCCCTACGCGCCTCATCCAGAATATGCGCCCGCCAACAACTACCTGATCCAGAAAGGCGACTATCCCTACAATTCGCAGTACGTGCGACTGGTGGGCGGCACCACCTGGCACTGGGCTGCGGCTGCATGGCGGCTCTTGCCGTCCGATTTCCAGTTGAAGAAACTCTACGGCGTGGGCCGCGACTGGCCCTATCCGTATGAAACACTCGAGCCGTGGTACTTCGCCGCTGAAGTGCAGCTTGGCGTGTCCGGTCCCGACAGCACGATCGATCTCGGCTCGCCGCGTTCGAAGCCTTATCCGATGAGCCAGTTGCCGTTGTCGTACATGGACCAGCGCTTTAGCGACGTGCTCAACGCGCAAGGCTTCAAGGTGGTGCCCGAGCCGGTGGCGCGCAACAGCCGGCCTTACGATGCCCGCCCAACCTGTTGCGGCAACAACAATTGCATGCCGATCTGTCCGATCGCTGCCATGTATAACGGCGTGGTCCACGCGGAGAAAGCGGAACAGGCGGGCGCGAAGCTGATTCCCGAAGCGGTGGTGTACCGCGTCGAAGCCGACAACAAAGGGCTCATCACCGCGGTTCACTACAAGGATCCGAACGGCAACAGCACACGCGTGACCGGCAAGCTGTTCGTGCTCGCGGCGAACGGCATCGAAACGCCCAAGCTGATGCTGATGTCGACCTCCGACAAATTCCCGCATGGTATCGGCAACAGTTCGGACCAGGTGGGCCGCAATCTGATGGACCATCCGGGCACAGGGGTGACCTTCCTCGCCAACGAGCCGTTGTGGCCAGGGCGTGGGCCGATGGAAATGACCTCGGTGGTGAACTTCCGCGACGGCGCGTTCCGCTCCGACTACGCGGCGAAGAAGCTGCATCTCTCCAACGGCGTGCCGACAATGTCCGTCACTGCCGATCTGATCAAACAGGGTGTCACGGGCGCCGAACTCGACCGTCAGATTCGCGACCGTGCCGCGCGCACGCTGAACATCAACAGCTTCCACGAACATCTGGCCGAACCGCAGAATCGCATCGTGCCGTCGGCGGATCACAAGGATTCGATCGGCATTCCGCAGCCGGAGATCTACTACTCGATCAACGACTACGTGAAGAAGAGCGCGGCGAACACGCACGAACTGTATGCGCAGATTGCGAGCCTGTTCGGCGGCGCCGAAGTGTCGTTCGACGATACCTTCGCGCCCAACAATCACATCATGGGCACGACGATCATGGGCAGCGATCCGGCGGATTCAGTCGTCGATGCGGATTGCCGTACGCACGATCATTCGAATCTGTTCATCGCGAGCAGCGCCGTGATGCCCACCGCCGCGTCGGTGAACTGCACGCTGACGATTGCCGCCTTGTCGCTGAAGCTGGCCGACAAGCTGAAGCATGAAATCTGACCCGAGCCCACGGAGAGCCACCATGACGAACAAGACGTCTCGCGTGCAGCCGGCCGGATCGCTTGCACAGGTCGCGCGCCGCCGCCGCGTCCGGATGGCGACGCTCGCGGCTGCGTTCTCGCTGTTTGCGTTGTACCTCGCCTGGCATGAGGCCTACGATCCGCCGACGCGCCATGACGACGAATCGCCGATCACGCAGGCGCTGGCCGACGACCCGGCGCAATCCACACAGCCGGCGGCGACGGCCGCGGCCGATCCGGGTCTGGTGAAGCGCGGCGAATACCTCGCACGCGCCGGCGATTGCGTGGCCTGTCACACGGCCGACAAGAGCCGCCCGTTCGCCGGCGGCCTGCCGATCAACACGCCGTTCGGCACGATCTACACACCGAACATCACGCCGGATCCGGATACCGGCATCGGCCAGTGGACCGACAGCGATTTCATGCGGGCGATGCAGCAAGGCATCGGCAAGGGCGGCGAGCGGCTCTATCCGGCGTTCCCGTATGTCGAGTACACCAAGGTCACCGGCCAGGATGTGCTGGCGATCCGCGCGTATCTGAACACGCTCGCGCCGATCCATTACGCGCCGCCGCGCAACCAGATGAGCTTCCCGTTCAACCAGCGCTGGCTGATGGTGTTCTGGAACATGTTCAATTTCACCGAGGGCCGCTTCGTACCCGATCCCAAGCAGAGCGCGGAATGGAATCGCGGCGCGTATCTGGTGGAAGGGTTGGCGCACTGCGAGGAATGCCATACGCCGCGCAACATCCTGCAAGGATTGAAAACCAGCGACCGCTTCTCCGGCGCCACCCAGGCCGGCTGGCACGCCTTCAATATCACGCCCGACAAGAACAGCGGCGTGGGCAACTGGAGCGATGCGGAACTGGCCGGCTATCTCTCGACCGGCGCGGTGCCGGGCCGTGCAAATGCAGCGGGGCCGATGGCTCAGGTCGTGGAGGACAGCACGCAGTATCTGACCTCTGAGGATGTGACCTCGATCATCATGTACTTGCGTTCGGTTGCGCCTGTGATTGGCGGCGAGACGCATCCACGCGACCAGTGGGGCATGCCCGCTCACGACGTGACCGCGCTGCGCGGCACCGAGGTTACGACCGTGAACGGTGCGCAACTGTTCGTCGCCAATTGCGCGTCGTGCCACAACTGGACCGGGCAAGGTGTGGGCGCGAGCGCGGCCGGCGCGTATCCGGCGCTGATCCACAACACGACGGCCGGCGCGAGCGATCCGAACAACCTGGCGATGGTGATTCTGCACGGCGTCAGCCGCACCACGAAACAGGCCGACGTGCTGATGCCCGCATTTGGCGCAGAACTGACCGACGATCAGGTGGCCGCGATCACCAACTACGTGACCAAACAGTTCGGCAACCCGCAAGCCATTGTGACCGTCGATACCGTGGCCAAGTTGCGGGCTCAGCAACAATGACCGCTTGACGCCGCACCAGAACGGCGCAATCCGGCAGGGTTTTCCGGATTGCGCCGTCGAGTCGGAAAACGCGGGGCGGGGTGCCCGTCAAGCGTCGGAGAAAAGATAGAAACCTCGCATACGCGCTTTGCGTTCGCGTTCTATCATGGTCGCATGGCATCCACACTCGTCACCGCTGTCGAACATCATCCCGTCAACCGCACCGGTCGCGACTTTGTCGTGGGCGATCTGCATGGTTGCGTGGATGCGTTGCGCTATTTGCTGCGCGAGGCGGCCTTCGATCCGTCGCGCGACCGGCTGTTTTCGGTTGGCGATCTGATCGATCGCGGCACGCAGTCCGAAGAGGCGCTGGCCCTGCTCGACAAGCCCTGGTTCTATGCGGTCCTCGGCAATCACGAAGACACGCTATGCGCCGTGGCGGAAGGGCGCTTGCGCCGGCAGTGGTGGTACGGCATTGGCGGCACGTGGGCGGCCCAATTGTCCGATGAGAAGCTGCGCCATTATGCGCAGCGGCTGAGCGGCTTGCCGCTTGCGCGGGTGATCGGCAGCGGCAATGAGCGCTTCAATGTGCTGCATGCCGAATTCTTCGGAACCGATGCCGATCTCGATACCGGCGAGTTTTCCGCCGACGAGCGGCAGCAACTGCTATGGGGACGTCAGCTCGCCATGGGCAACGGCGATCCCACGCGGCAGCTCAGTCTGTCGCTGACTTACTGCGGGCATACGCCGATGCGCAGCATCCAGCAGATCGGCGCGCAGGTGTTCATCGATACGGGCGCGTTCGGGCCGGGCGGCAAGCTGACCATGGTCGAGGCCCGCAAGCCGCAGCGCTGGTCCGTGACGGTGGACATGGCGCGCGCGGAAGGCGCCGCGGCGCTGGCGTTGCCTTGAGCGCGTTGGCTTGACCGGGGTGTCTTGACCTACCCCACCTGATTCAGCTCGAACACCATATCGACGGCGCTGCCGTTCCAGTTGTATTCCAGATACGCCGCGTGATGGCAGTCCCTCAGCAGCGCGGTTCTGAACGCCGCAAGGCATTCGCCGCCGGGATCTCGCACGGACGGATACGCGATCCCCGGCGCTCCCGCTGCGCGCACCGCGCGCCCAATCGCTTGCCCCGGAAGATAATCGTGCGGCGAGAGGACCGCGGGATCGAGCGACGCGTCGTCGCGCAAATCCACCACCTCGCCACTCGCGATCACCGTGTACAGCCGCATCTGTTGACGCGTTGGCGCTTCGGCGGTGGCCGCGAGGAATTGACCCGTGTGATAGCGCGTTTCCGCAATCGCGGTGGCGCGCGAACGGGCGCAGTAGAACACACCGTAGCTGCCATCCGAGAAGCGGCTGCCGAGCGGATTCAGATGAGTCAACGCGGCCATGATCGGTCCGTAGCCCGGACCGAATCGCCGCTCTTCGCGTGGCACCAGTTCGAGCTCACCCACTTCGGTGCGCAGACGGTCGTTGGTCATCGCTTCGAGCGCGTAAAGCGCATCGAAGTCTTCGGGAGTGGCGACGCGGTCGAACAGATTCACCGCCGGAAAACGCGTGGGAATCACGCGATACGCGGGCGACCAGTCGAG
Above is a genomic segment from Paraburkholderia phenazinium containing:
- a CDS encoding DUF1345 domain-containing protein gives rise to the protein MPTNIYPQVLRNRPRMVAALVIGIVVALAVPSHMRPMVRVLAAWDLAIWTYLVLIWIHMATAHEDQVLEFAQRDDENAGVVLFVICLATLASIAAIVLELASAKNLGAASTLAHYLLTGLTMFGAWFLIPTIFTLHYARLYYANPDETALLFPDSKLKPNYWDFLYFSFTIAVASQTSDVVLRSRSIRRAALAQSILSFYFNVAVLGLCVNIAAGLLGS
- a CDS encoding cytochrome c; the encoded protein is MTNKTSRVQPAGSLAQVARRRRVRMATLAAAFSLFALYLAWHEAYDPPTRHDDESPITQALADDPAQSTQPAATAAADPGLVKRGEYLARAGDCVACHTADKSRPFAGGLPINTPFGTIYTPNITPDPDTGIGQWTDSDFMRAMQQGIGKGGERLYPAFPYVEYTKVTGQDVLAIRAYLNTLAPIHYAPPRNQMSFPFNQRWLMVFWNMFNFTEGRFVPDPKQSAEWNRGAYLVEGLAHCEECHTPRNILQGLKTSDRFSGATQAGWHAFNITPDKNSGVGNWSDAELAGYLSTGAVPGRANAAGPMAQVVEDSTQYLTSEDVTSIIMYLRSVAPVIGGETHPRDQWGMPAHDVTALRGTEVTTVNGAQLFVANCASCHNWTGQGVGASAAGAYPALIHNTTAGASDPNNLAMVILHGVSRTTKQADVLMPAFGAELTDDQVAAITNYVTKQFGNPQAIVTVDTVAKLRAQQQ
- a CDS encoding metallophosphoesterase, producing the protein MASTLVTAVEHHPVNRTGRDFVVGDLHGCVDALRYLLREAAFDPSRDRLFSVGDLIDRGTQSEEALALLDKPWFYAVLGNHEDTLCAVAEGRLRRQWWYGIGGTWAAQLSDEKLRHYAQRLSGLPLARVIGSGNERFNVLHAEFFGTDADLDTGEFSADERQQLLWGRQLAMGNGDPTRQLSLSLTYCGHTPMRSIQQIGAQVFIDTGAFGPGGKLTMVEARKPQRWSVTVDMARAEGAAALALP
- a CDS encoding RES family NAD+ phosphorylase — its product is MTELHWQDRWRVAPLDWSPAYRVIPTRFPAVNLFDRVATPEDFDALYALEAMTNDRLRTEVGELELVPREERRFGPGYGPIMAALTHLNPLGSRFSDGSYGVFYCARSRATAIAETRYHTGQFLAATAEAPTRQQMRLYTVIASGEVVDLRDDASLDPAVLSPHDYLPGQAIGRAVRAAGAPGIAYPSVRDPGGECLAAFRTALLRDCHHAAYLEYNWNGSAVDMVFELNQVG
- a CDS encoding sugar dehydrogenase complex small subunit — protein: MTDVQEKDENAAHREVTHAHSAGRRTWLLGACAAAAALAFTSAGRFATPFGLTPAFADAPAGGGLDAFLALSQHLTARTGFDPVLSKRVYDALARSDSQFTQNVAALNTWLQSHGGVPSDTVTQALQADQPALAKTVSAVMRGWYLGLVGEMPHVQVVAYESALMFDPVKDVLTIPSYCRDVPFYWTQKPAGA
- a CDS encoding GMC family oxidoreductase, with protein sequence MANSNSADIVVVGSGVAGGLVAHQMALAGASVILLEAGPRIPRWQIVENFRNSPAKSDFATPYPSTPYAPHPEYAPANNYLIQKGDYPYNSQYVRLVGGTTWHWAAAAWRLLPSDFQLKKLYGVGRDWPYPYETLEPWYFAAEVQLGVSGPDSTIDLGSPRSKPYPMSQLPLSYMDQRFSDVLNAQGFKVVPEPVARNSRPYDARPTCCGNNNCMPICPIAAMYNGVVHAEKAEQAGAKLIPEAVVYRVEADNKGLITAVHYKDPNGNSTRVTGKLFVLAANGIETPKLMLMSTSDKFPHGIGNSSDQVGRNLMDHPGTGVTFLANEPLWPGRGPMEMTSVVNFRDGAFRSDYAAKKLHLSNGVPTMSVTADLIKQGVTGAELDRQIRDRAARTLNINSFHEHLAEPQNRIVPSADHKDSIGIPQPEIYYSINDYVKKSAANTHELYAQIASLFGGAEVSFDDTFAPNNHIMGTTIMGSDPADSVVDADCRTHDHSNLFIASSAVMPTAASVNCTLTIAALSLKLADKLKHEI
- a CDS encoding maltotransferase domain-containing protein yields the protein MEPSQRYAPRIYFLHSLLVGPLDAWPAQFAHAAALGFDHVLIGALFQPGRAGHAQIVSDHRHLHPVFEAQQGGPEALRSLAGAARQHGLSLLADLVIDRVAADGVLFAEHPDWFHPFESEEARLDPRHAHREDNVAYVNFGNEGNTAALLDWWTRELLTLAEAGVSGFRFDSPHRVPAAFWRQLGAAVRAQYPEVRFLAATPGLARGDLLPLEEAGFDSVFSSVRWWDFRASWLTDEHAALSRIGAPIAFPEAPYGSRLAADLDDVHDASMLERAYRRALFTAAATGTGWLIPMGFEYGIAQSMSYTRGHAAQFAELCKAPRFDLSEPIRHANAVLRDSPALQSVGELRALSGPSTPAAVLLRGDNLDLRDSQQATLIVINPDLGMPVPVDPARFLAGVPGNFTRFVSLDAAGHATPAALPTFTLAPGACRLFAAQADKPVRLAPPIDKAGSKRSGRKSVLEAIAAPRVAIESVTPSVDYGRFVVKRTVGERAEVMAAIFAEGHDKIAAAVVWRAADETAWHEVPMLPAPPAGLDLWHTRIPLERVGRHEFTVIAWRDDFASLVEHVQKKLKAGQTVELEVDEASHLFALVLAEVETVEGAVTEPLEHIVKVFAKADLDTRIALLLAPTTAKAMAAARHRPFLTRDPVIYRIDAERTAARFASWYEIFPRSMSDDEARHGTFADVTKKLPRIRDMGFDVLYFPPIHPIGVANRKGRNNTLNAQPGDVGSPYAIGGEEGGHTAVHPQLGTLDDFKQMLAAAHEHGLEIALDFAIQCSPDHPWLKEHPTWFAWRPDGTLRYAENPPKKYQDIVNPDFYAHDAKPDLWLALRDVILFWIEAGVHIFRVDNPHTKPLPFWEWMIGDVRARHPDTIFFAEAFTRPRMMYRLGKIGFSQSYTYFTWRESKRDFTEYLTELTQTDVREYYRPNFFVNTPDINPRHLQSQGRSGFLIRAALAATLSGLWGVYSGFELCEAAALPNSEEYLDSEKYQLRAWDWNRPGNIVGEISALNRIRRANPALQSHLGVTFLTAHNDHILFFEKATEARDNVVVVAINLDPFNEQGADVELSWATFAHWHLHDQAALEVVDQMTGARFEWYGRWQHVRLNPGAMPFAIWRIAPVGGLPAEPPSADDDSGSHADAGYQPPTEGA